In the Brettanomyces nanus chromosome 1, complete sequence genome, GGACTTAGCGGTTAATGGCTTGTTTTACGCTATCGGCCATAATCCAGCTACTGAGGTGTTCAAAGATCAATTGGATACGGATGAAACAGGCTATATTAAGACACAACCAGGAACATCTCTTACTTCTGTTCCAGGTGTTTTCGCTGCCGGTGATGTCCAAGATAAAAAGTACAGACAGGCTATCACATCTGCCGGCACTGGTTGTATGGCTGCTTTGGAATGTGAGCACTATCTCTCTGAGTTAGATGTCTGAATAGATCAGGGAAGCTCGATAGAGAGCTCATAATATTTATACATGGTTACATTATTGCTTTCTAAGAAATGATTGGTAGGCTTGCGGTGGGATTTTAACTCTTCCTACCGATTTCAATAGCTTTTTACCTTCCTTCTGTCTCACcaacaatttttttcttctagtaATGTCAGAAGCGTGTAGTTTAGCCAACACATCCTTCCGCCTGGCCCGAACAGTCTCTCTAGCATATATTCGTCCGTTTGCCTGGGCCTGGATGGCCACTTCAAACTGCTGAATACGTAAGAATTGCTTCAACCGCTTGACAAATTCTCTTGcattcttctctatttgCGACTTGTGCATCACCATCGAAAGTGCATCAATACTCTCACCATTAACCAATATTTCCAATTTGTAGACATCCGATGGTTTGTATCCAGCGTCTTCATAGTCCAACGACGCATATCCTCTGGTAATACCTTTTAATTTGCCAAAAAAATCGTCTATTAGCTGTGCAGTTGGAATCAAATAGGTCATAAGAACCTGGCCATTCGTCATGTATTGGatctctttttgttctcCTCTATTGGTATCACATAGTTGCATTACTTTACCCACATATTCTTGTGGAAGAGACATATACGCCTCGACATAAGGCTCGCTGAAGTGAGATATTGTTGTCTTCCGAAGATTGTCAGGAAAGTCATCAGGGTTTGAAACGATTTCTTCGTGGCCATCCTTATAGTGCACCTTATATGGAACAGTAGGAGCTGTGataatcaacttctctccgtattctttctctaaTCTCTCTTTAAATATCGACGCGTGTAGCGATCCCAAGAAACCTAACCTCCAACCTTGCCCTAAGGCGCTGGATGTCGCATGTTGGAAAGTCACAGAACGGTCATTAAGAAACAAGTGCTCCAAGCTTTCCTCCATCTTTTTTAAGTCAGTACCTTGCGCTGGAAATGCTCCCACAAACACCATTGgttttggttcttcaaatccttccAATGGTTCTATATCCGCGCCCGCTTCGTATAGAGTATCACCAACATAGACTGTGTTGGGATCCTTGAGTCCAGGAATAATGTATGCCACCTGTCCGGCTACCAATTTGGGAAAGGGCTTCCTATCTGGATACATGATTCCTACCTCTTTCACCTCATATTTATCCTTAGTTCTATATGCCACGATCTTAGATCCCTTCTTCACGGTCCCATCCACGATATTGATAAGCATAATGACTCCGAGATACGAATCATACCATGAATCAACAATCTGGGCCCTGAAATGTGCCTCTGGTCTGCAATGAAGTGGCGGTGGGATCTTTTCTATAATTTGAGGAAGTAGATATTGAACGTTAAGACCGGATTTGGCACTCACGTGAACGATATCATCCCTTGGAAGCTCAAACATCGATTGAATCTGTTCCTCTGTCTTTGAAATATCAGCCGTATCTAGATCCACTTTATTAATTACTGGAATAAGCTTAAGATCCATTGAGTATGCAAGATAAAAATTGGCCACAGTTTGAGCCTTGACACCTTCAGAAGCATCAACCAAAAGTAGCGCTCCTTGACAAGAAGCATAAGATCTAGTGACCTCCAATCTGAAATCTACGTGACCGGGAGAGTCAACCAAATGAAATAGgtaatcttctcctttgtaATAGTAGATCATCGAGACCGTTTGGGCTTTAACAGTAATGCctctctctttctcaacGTCTAGCTTGTCGAGTACCTGCTTATTTGCGACATTGGGATCAACCACTCCAGTGATCTCTAGCATTCTATCACTCAAAGTGGATTTACCGTGGTCCACATGGGCCACAATTATGAAGTTTCTATAGTTTTTCAAAGGAATCTTATCCATTCTTTCAGCCAATTCCTGGTCTGAACTCACTTTAATTGGATTGTTCTTCAGATCAATCTTGTAATTCTTATATTTCATATATCCAGTAGTATTGGGATCTGTAGGGTACTTCCATCGCGATGTAGAGTACCATAAGGGTCTGAAGCTGCATTTTATGTCCCTATAAAGAACCCGAGAACCCAATCGAAGCATTCAAGTAGAGAAGTCAAATTTGTACAAGGCAAATATGTCTGTCTGGAGCCGGGATGAGATGGCTTTTTTACACCACGCGAGATCGTGTCTCTTATTTGATTATCGAGTCATATATTAATATACAGTTAGAGCAAAGAGATACTGAATCTAAAATCCTCCGCAGGATCATTTCCCTCCTGTTTCGTTGTGGTTTAATATCACTATAACGGAATCTCCCCGGAGAAACATCTTAAGCACGAATCTTTCCCTaagaaccttcttcttcttatcattgGGTGCCGGTTCGTTCcagatttctttgacatTTTCTAATATCATATTGCAATGTCTATCAAATGCTTTCACCTTGGCTATCAGTTTGTGGTTGTTCCTTAGAGAGATGAGAACGGTTGTGTTCTTTTGAACTGCTTGAGTCAAGAGCTTCATAGGGCCATGCTCGAATTCATATTCCTCGAGGTCCTGAAGCTCCTTTTCAGACATTTCTGTCTTTGCCTTATTGAGTAATTCTGACATTATAAGTCGCAATACTTGTTAACGAATTGGCTTGATAATGAAAACGGCTTAACACTTGGAAACTAAACTGTCGGAGAGTTGAAACTTTTCACCTCGCGAAATACTTTCACCCCGTAGAGAGAGGTAGATCTCCAGGTGCGGCGGTGCGACATGTGTTCCTGGTAGGATTCCAAAAAGAACTAGTTCATTTTCGATACTGTAACCAATCAGTCAGTCCTTTGTAAACATCTTTATCATGGTGCTAAGATTTGGACAGACGTTTAAGAATGGCTACGCTTTTAGCAGGCCGTTCATTAGAAGATACAATTTTCGAAGTAGATCCAATGCCAACAAAAATACTCAGATGACTACCACAGGTACAAACATTGCCAATGCAATTATAGAAATCAACGACGCCAAtaacttcaagtttcttaGGGATCCTAATTTGATACCTAAGCATGATCCATTCAATATTGAGCAGTATGAAAGAACCCACCCTGAAAAGGGAGTTGAGTTGACATCAGAGTCCGATGCCAAAAACTTCAGGTCTCAACCCTCTGAATCAGCCGATCCTCAGGGAATGCCGGAGTCATTCTTAGATACCAATGAGATggtagaagaattgaaaaggGGGGGGTTCACAAACGCACAATCAGAAATAATCATGAATGTGACACGTGACGCGctgcagaagaagatgacttGGCTACATGGAGAATTGGCACCTAGGGTGGATATGGAGAATGAGAGCTATTTGTTTCAGGCAGCACACAACGAATTATTGGTGGAGGTGACGAATTCCCGAGAAATCTCCTTGATGAACCTACAAAACTCTTCAGTTATACTTAAAAGGGTGCTCAATAATCTACAGGACGAGACAAGTACTACAATTCAGTTGAACGATGATACCATTCGAATGGAATTAAGTCAGTTTAAGCACGAAAACAACCTCCAGCAGAGATCACTGGAGATAAAGAACACAGATTTAAATAATCGAATAATCAGCGAATTGATGTCTGGATTGAGGTCCACTATAGAACAGTTCCGTTGGGAGTTGACCAGGGCCGGAATATTTGCCATAATGCTGATGGCAGTTTCGATTCTTGGTGGATGGAGATTAACTTCAAAGATGAAAGCTGTCGAggctgaagatgaatcaaaCATCAAACATCCAGAGCTCTCATATAGACACGAGCCGGCAGACGAGGAAAGTCATGATTATGAAGCCGATTTGGATGAGAATGTTCCAGTTCAAATTCTAAAGAGGTTCTCATAACTTATGCTTTCTTTTACCCTTCAAGATCTCTGAAAATGCTGTCTGTGGACTATTAGCGGTCCATTTCTCGAGTCCCATCATGGTTTCGGTCAAGATTTGACTCTCCACagacttcttgaagctgTATTTTATCAACTGCTTGTTCTGCAGAAGTGTTACGGTATCCAAGCCAACCAGTTCGTGATTCAACATCTCCAAAAGCGACTCGTTGAACTCGTCGACGTTGTGGAAGTGGTAAACTTTGTTTATCAATCCAGATCTAATCAAATCTTTGCACTTCAACTTTCGCGATAAGCAAACCACTTCAAGTGTTTTACTTAGTCCCAATCTTGCAGTTAGACTAGCAGAAACTCCACATTCATTAATGAGTCCTATGTTGGTGAAGGGGAAGCTCATGTAAACGGATTCCTCGTTAATTCCATAGATGAGATCACATAAGCATACTAACGCAGCCATCAATCCAATAACAGGCCCATTCAACCCACAGACTAGTAATTTCTTGTGCTCTAGGAAAAGACTCACCAAATACATATTTTTGGCTGAGATCTCTGATAGATAATAGTTACTGTCTTTACCGGTCATCTTACTAATGCTCTTAATGTTAGCACCTGTAGAGAAGAAACGACCTGATGACGTTATCAATGTTATAGTGGTATCTGGGTCATCGTTGGctttttgaatgaatttTGCAAATTGAGCAAACTGAGGAATAGTGAGGGCATTGGTAGCTCTTGGATTATTGAGGTGAATACGGAATACCTGGCCTTGCTTTGTGCATATGATTGGCTGAGGTTTTGGGGGTGGTTGGATTTCTGACGGCatttttggaaaaagaaTACTGGAGCCCTGACTACTACAGTTACTGTTAAGGCAATCCAgttatatatatatatatgccTGGAATTGGACCGAAGTTTCgatttaattttttttattatcGCAGATGTGGGGAAGTTTAGAGGGGTTTCTCCGCAAAGCCTGAAAGGTTGCAAGCGAGGTGCGTAAGTGTTATGTGGGGTAGAGTAGCATATTCCTGGAATTCTCTGATTGGAAGGATGATTTGTCTTCAGGATGTAAACTCTCCATGCTTGTGGGGTCTTGCTTTGAATCACTAACAGGTGTATCATGCTCGCTTGCAGATTCCCTTCTGCTCGGCGCGCTATCTAGCTGATTCTCACTATAAATTTACCAGGTTGTGCAAATGCAATCGGGCTCGCTAACAGTTGCTCCCTCCAAACTATCCTCGTGTTTTTTGCCGTGTGATTTTTATGTCAGGTTGTTAAATATATAAATAAGAGGAGGGAACTTTAGGACGAGGTTTTCTAATCAATTTATCGATCGATAGTCTTCTTGTTGTCCCtaattcttcaattttctgCTCAATGTTCTCTAAATCTATTCGAAATGCTGGAGCAGCCGCCAGCGCTGTGAGGGCTGTAAGGGCTGCGAGAGCTGTGAGAGCTGTGAGAACTGCGATGGCTATGAGAGCTAGCCCTTTCGGCTCAATCGGCATAACTAGGAGAGGTGTTGCCAACCTCGCCAGCTTCAAGGCTCCTGCCTATATCACTAACCAGACCAACAAGGCATTTGGACGGGATGATCGTTTGGACTGGGATTTACTTAAGAGTGAGATCTTTTCGCTTACCGATGAACCCACAGAAGTTCCGTTGGTGATCAACGGTGAAGAGGTCTTTTCAGGTAGAGAAAAGGCCCCCATTATCAACCCTGGTAACTTGAAGCAGACCTTGGGTCAATATGCAAAAGCTACACCTGAGGATGTCGACAAGGCTATTCAGACATCTCTTgaagcaaagaaggaaTGGGCCAATACGAGCTTTGCCGATCGTGCatccatttttttgaaAACGGCAGAGTTGATAACTACCAAATACCGCTATAAAATGTTGGCAGCTACTATGTTGGGTCAAGGTAAGAACGTTTTCCAGGCAGAGATTGATTGCATTGGAGAATTGAGCGATTTCTTGCGTCTCAATACAAAATGGGCCGCTGAACTGTATGCCAGCCAACCCGAAAAAGCTGCTCAAGGAGTATGGAACCGGGTAGAGTACCGTCCTTTGGAAGGTTTCGTTTATGCTGTCACTCCATTCAATTTCGTAGCCATTGCCGGTAATTTGGCTGGAACCCCTGCATTGATGGGTAATACCGTCGTTTGGAAACCATCTGATTCCTCCATTTTAAGTAATTATCTTGTTTACAAGATCTTCGAAGAAGCAGGACTTCCAAAAGGTGtcatcaacttcattcCTGGTGATCCCGTGTTGATCAGCGAGAAGGTTTTCTCCAGCTCTGCTTTCAATGCTTTGCATTTCACTGGATCTACCCAAGTGTTCCGTAGTCTGTGGGGGGAAATTGCCAAAAACGTCTCTGAAGGTGTCTACAAGGACTTTCCAAGAATTGTAGGAGAGACTGGAGGTAAGAATTTCCACTTGATTCATCGATCGGCTGACCTTGAAAATGCAGTCTATAATACTCTCAGGGGAGCTTTCGAGTTCCAAGGCCAGAAGTGTTCTGCTACCTCTCGTTGCTATGTCGCTCAGTCGATCTGGCCTGAGTTCAAGAAGCTTCTTGTTGAGGAAACCGAAAAGATCGTTCCGGCAAATACCACATCCAGTGAAGGTCTTCATAGCTTTTTGGGACCAGTAATTCATGAAAGGTCGTTCGATAAGCTAGCGAAAGGCATCGATAGTATCAAATCTGATCCAGAATTGCAACTTCTTACTGGTGGTAAGTACAACAAGTCTCAGGGTTACTTTGTTCAACCAACTATTGTTCAAACCAAGAACCCGTCACATAAATTCATGAAACAGGAGTTCTTTGGTCCTCTGCTCACATGCTACGTTTATCCTGACCAGCAATATGAAGAGGTCCTGGCCCTTATTGATTCCACAAGCCAATACGGCTTGACTGGTTCGGTCTTCGCCACAGACAGATCGGCAATTAGACTTGCGGAGGAGAAATTGAGATACGCTGCTGGTAATTTCTACATCAACGATAAATGTACAGGCGCCGTTGTTGGACAGCAATGCTTTGGTGGTTCTAGAGCCTCGGGTACCAACGATAAGGCTGGTAGCTCACACTTTGTCTCGAGATGGGTCACTCCAAGGGCCATCAAGGAGAACTTCCAGGAAGTTACTGGTTTCACTTACCCGTCAAACGTTCTCCCGAAAAATTGAGAGCTACAAACTTATGTGACCAGCAGAATTATATAATACCTTTATTAAGCAACATAGAAAATAACCGTATCTTTTAGAGTGTAGTTACACCTCTGTTTACCTGCGTTTCCagaacttcttgaagaatcctTGCGGACCATCTGATCCGTCATCAGATGTTGGAGACGATTCCGAAGAGGAGCTTGTTAGCACAGCATTTGAATTCACCAAGTCTAGTTTACTGTCAGATCTCGATTTTGAACGTGtcctcaacaacaacaacgatGACCGGCGTCTGCCGGGATTGCTCTTTCGGCTACTATCGGTAGTGAGAATAACAGGGGGGTCGAAGGTCAAAGACCGATTCTGTGGTTGAATCTTGACTGAGGAAAGTCTTCGGTTGTATCGCTCGAACATGGCATGTTTCTCACGCCACTCTGGTGTGATAACAGTTGGACCTGTACGAGCGGGTGGTAAGATAGAAGGTgcggaagaagaaggtgtggaagaagaaggcgCGGAATAGGAGGCCGAATTCGTGCTAGTTGTTGCTAAATTAGTTGTTCCAAGTGAAGGAGATGATTGTGCCCTTGTACGCGGAATCATCGAATGAATAGTatgtatttctttctcGGCCCTGCTTATATGGTCGAGATGTGGAACAGAATTCAAAAATGGAAATGTTGCATTACTGTCGTCAAGGAAAGAAGCCTGCAGGTCTTCGTCAGCATCCCCATCAATTGACGATACATCAGAAATTGAGGAGGTGGTGGATTCACTCGGGGACAGAATTGCAGCTGACGGTGATAACGATCTGCGAGAGCCTCCTGTAAGAGAAGGTACTGTCAACACATTTTTATCGGCAAAGGGGGTCCTAAAAGTGACCTTGGAAGAACCTTTACCGGAAGAATATTCAGTTCTCGGTTTGTAATCTGTGCCAACGTATACCAAAGAGACGAAATTCTTGGTAGATGTTGCGATGGAGGTATACTTATTCTTGGCAGCCCTGCATCCCACAATGATCTGACTTGGCTGATACAAATTCAAAGTTTCTGACATGTAGTTTATGTTGCGGAAGAACTCGAAGTTGATCTGCAAGGCCAGATCTTTATTAAATCGAACaaatttttgaagaatgagTTCTACCAACTGAAAAATGCACTGTTGGAGGAtgtcttctttgaataaaTTGGAGATAGACGCACAGATAACCAAATTATCACCACTTTTGGAATAGTTTTCAAGGTAAAAGTCAACGGCAGAAAGGGAACTTTTATGCTTCGAGATCAAGATAAGATAGAACTTGTCGCTGTTGATTCCTTGGGTATATTTCGAGTGACGGAAATTCAAGCATATTGaattcttcttgatgattGGTTTGGTTGGATAGTCTGTCATGTTTAGGCAATTGAACCCGGAGTTAGACTCTTTCTTGGCATCCAGGCGGTGACCTACCGGAGACATCGCCGGGTCAGAATCAAAACGGtagttcttttcaacatcGATCTGTTTCTTGGCGAACTGtgaatccaaaagaagaatttccTCATCGGTCATCTCCAAAAGATGTTTCTTTATACGGGTACCTGGGATCTCATATaatcttctggaagaagaagatgaagaacgTGGTATATTTGCCTCATTGACTGtttttttcaagatcgGTTTAAGATGGGGAGATGGAGACTTGACGAACTCAAAGTCATCAGTATTATATTCATAGGAATGAGAAGGTGTATGGGGAATATCAGTAGGCTCGATAATCTCAGGTCGATAGTTATCAAAGGAAACACGtctgttgaagaactgtGAAGGTTTCAATGTTGAAGTGGTTGTCGTCGTAGTATCAGCAGTGGGAGCCGATGAAGACAGGAGTGACATGCTATCGTTGGAAACCCCTAAGTAAATGGCAGAGGGTAAAATACAAGAAGGCAAGACAGTAAATCAatgataaaaaaaaagagaataCAGATACAATGCTACTTAAGAACCCTGTGTGTTTGCTGTATGAGGCTTAGAAATTAAGGGTCCATTGGATCCTatcaaaagaaataaaaaaatgtGACTTGTGATCTGTCCTATAGGATAGAAGCGATGCAGAATGGTCCAAATGGAGGCACAGTATATATGGGAAATGGGGATGACGCACTGGTGTCCAATTTGGCTATACATTGGGAGCATCGTCCTTCTTAGATAAGGCTTACCCATGGTCCTCCCCACGTCCTGCCTATATTGCTCTTTATCGTAATGTAAGGCTGAGAATGGTGAAAAACCGTGCGCCACAATTGGGCAGTAATCAAATTGCCTCAGCCTAGCTGATCATGTGGGCGCGAATTGAGTTTGTTTCGGCAGGAGGAGTCTACGGGACGCTACGGGACGCCATGGGGGCCCAGGATTCTATACAGAAGGAGCCTGTAGGCCTCGGCGAGTCAGGGTTTCGATCCACCAAAGAGCCTGAGAGCTTCTAGCTCATGTGTAGCTTATTAAAAAATCGTGTAGCTAAGAAACGCAAGGATGCAATACGCATTGTACGTAGTTATAAATGATGGTAAGAGTGATAGATTTGAGTGTTTGCATCGGCTAGACGAGAGCATTTATGACAAATAATAATGTTGTGGCGGGTCAACTTAAAACAAATAGtacgaaaaaaaaaagaataagattATGAGCAGTcctatttcttctttaggGAGAACATGTCCGATTTTACCCTCGATTATATACCgcttcttgatgatgatgatattgatgatgattcagTGACTATGGCTGtcaaaaaagagattgagagGGAGATGGCGAAGATCGCAAACACGAAACAGTTACATATTAAAGTTGTCGAGCAGTTTCCAGATGGTAATATAGTGCTTCCATACGATATTCCCATTACAAGCAAAGGTATGGGAATACCGTCATTGGCACAGAAATACACGTCATTTAATGGGGGTTCAATGATGACTAAGGAGGATAAATTGAAACTTTTAGCGAGCTACTCGATGTTAAGATCAAGATCTCTTGATATACTCCAGCATAATAGTAATCTGGTGGGAAATCAATGGATAATGAAATTGGATCAACTGGAAAGGCTGAACAAGCAAGCAGATTCTGAATTAAATTTGAAGCGAAGACGAATTGATGAACTACTGGAAATCAGAAAACGAAGATGTCTTGAATTCAAGCCAATCAACGAATTTATGAGGAATAGATGGAATGAAAAGATCGATGAATTAATAGTGGTGGGAGTTCAACTGGCTGAGAGGCAGCTACAAAAAGATTAACTACGGATATTTAGAGTAATCAGTTTATTACGCACAAAAAGGATTGATAAGTCTCCAGATTATACAATTTAAGCACCAGTGACGACAGCATCGTACTTTGCCTTGAACCAGTTAATGGTATCCTGCTTGGTAACCTTGTGAGACTTTCCGATTC is a window encoding:
- the GUF1 gene encoding Translation factor guf1 mitochondrial, whose translation is MLRLGSRVLYRDIKCSFRPLWYSTSRWKYPTDPNTTGYMKYKNYKIDLKNNPIKVSSDQELAERMDKIPLKNYRNFIIVAHVDHGKSTLSDRMLEITGVVDPNVANKQVLDKLDVEKERGITVKAQTVSMIYYYKGEDYLFHLVDSPGHVDFRLEVTRSYASCQGALLLVDASEGVKAQTVANFYLAYSMDLKLIPVINKVDLDTADISKTEEQIQSMFELPRDDIVHVSAKSGLNVQYLLPQIIEKIPPPLHCRPEAHFRAQIVDSWYDSYLGVIMLINIVDGTVKKGSKIVAYRTKDKYEVKEVGIMYPDRKPFPKLVAGQVAYIIPGLKDPNTVYVGDTLYEAGADIEPLEGFEEPKPMVFVGAFPAQGTDLKKMEESLEHLFLNDRSVTFQHATSSALGQGWRLGFLGSLHASIFKERLEKEYGEKLIITAPTVPYKVHYKDGHEEIVSNPDDFPDNLRKTTISHFSEPYVEAYMSLPQEYVGKVMQLCDTNRGEQKEIQYMTNGQVLMTYLIPTAQLIDDFFGKLKGITRGYASLDYEDAGYKPSDVYKLEILVNGESIDALSMVMHKSQIEKNAREFVKRLKQFLRIQQFEVAIQAQANGRIYARETVRARRKDVLAKLHASDITRRKKLLVRQKEGKKLLKSVGRVKIPPQAYQSFLRKQ
- the SMD2 gene encoding mRNA splicing protein (BUSCO:EOG09344MX7), which encodes MSELLNKAKTEMSEKELQDLEEYEFEHGPMKLLTQAVQKNTTVLISLRNNHKLIAKVKAFDRHCNMILENVKEIWNEPAPNDKKKKVLRERFVLKMFLRGDSVIVILNHNETGGK